In Ignavibacteria bacterium, the following proteins share a genomic window:
- a CDS encoding ABC transporter permease: protein MKFTFLISHKFLLGKKESKFISAISMIAIAGVAIGVAVLILALSVVNGFQSEIQNKLIGLYAHIELSAFEGQKLPPHDFSIPAIYQIDTSQIKSISPYVGQLALLRSSKSREGVYVKGILTEFDISDLKNSIVKGKYEFKNSDVTPTIIIGKKLAQKLGIKLNESITIFALRGFVLPSAENLPNIMKFNVAGIYESGISEYDDLNVYIDLHAAQNLFSYENWVSGYDIKINNPAIADSFANKLMTSLGYPFYARSVFQIHKNIFTWIELQKKPIPIVLGLIIIVAVFNILATLLMIVLEKTNAIGILKSLGASASQIKKIFLINGIVIGIIGTLIGNILAITLMALQKQYDIIKIPEGIYFINSVPLLITFDSFLITSTISIILAILASLIPATLASRSNPITAIKFS from the coding sequence ATGAAATTCACCTTTCTAATATCACATAAATTTCTGCTGGGGAAAAAGGAGTCCAAATTCATTTCAGCAATTTCGATGATCGCAATTGCCGGTGTCGCAATTGGAGTTGCAGTTTTAATTCTCGCTTTGAGTGTTGTGAACGGATTCCAAAGCGAAATTCAAAATAAGCTGATTGGACTTTATGCTCATATTGAACTCTCAGCTTTCGAAGGGCAGAAACTTCCTCCTCATGATTTTTCAATTCCTGCAATTTATCAGATTGACACTTCACAAATAAAATCTATTTCGCCTTATGTAGGGCAGCTTGCGTTACTTCGTTCATCGAAAAGTCGCGAAGGAGTTTATGTTAAAGGAATTCTCACTGAATTTGATATTTCAGATTTAAAAAATTCAATCGTCAAGGGAAAATATGAGTTTAAGAATTCGGATGTGACTCCAACTATTATAATTGGTAAAAAACTGGCACAAAAACTTGGTATTAAATTGAATGAATCTATTACAATCTTCGCATTGCGAGGATTTGTTCTCCCTTCTGCAGAGAATTTGCCGAACATCATGAAATTTAATGTGGCAGGAATTTATGAATCAGGAATTTCGGAATATGATGACCTGAATGTATATATAGATCTTCATGCCGCTCAGAATTTATTCTCTTATGAAAATTGGGTCTCAGGCTATGATATTAAAATTAATAATCCAGCCATTGCAGATTCATTTGCAAATAAATTAATGACCTCGCTTGGTTATCCTTTTTATGCAAGGTCAGTCTTCCAAATTCATAAAAACATTTTTACATGGATCGAACTTCAGAAAAAACCAATTCCTATCGTATTAGGTTTAATTATTATAGTTGCAGTTTTTAATATACTTGCCACTCTTCTCATGATAGTTCTCGAAAAAACAAATGCTATTGGTATATTAAAATCGCTCGGTGCATCGGCTTCACAAATAAAGAAAATTTTTCTTATCAACGGGATTGTGATTGGAATTATCGGAACATTGATCGGAAATATTTTAGCCATCACTTTGATGGCACTTCAAAAACAGTACGACATCATAAAAATTCCAGAAGGAATTTACTTTATTAATAGTGTTCCGCTTTTAATTACGTTTGATTCATTTTTGATTACTTCTACAATCAGTATAATTTTAGCAATTCTTGCATCCCTGATTCCAGCGACACTTGCTTCAAGAAGTAATCCGATAACAGCAATAAAATTTTCGTAA
- a CDS encoding ABC transporter permease codes for MKFEKFIASRYLISKHKLNFITVISIISILGITVGVAALIVVLSIFNGFGTLVTQILVNFDPHIKIEATTPTGISNYETLEKEIENYSALDSYSPFVEGKVVVYSSKIIRVVNLYGIGSDTKHELSGLKKNIVIGNYKLAPNQEIPAVIIGLNLATRLQSVLGDTITIVSPVGFENALLNNSPPRMRIFTIGGIYNSHNKDIDAFNVYAPLEIAQDLLGTGNAVNGFDIRLKNINDASSAKSYFQKKSNQKIIEVSTWFDLHKQLYSVMLIERWVAYIILSLIIAVATFSIFGSLTMTVMEKKRDIGVLKSLGVNDKSIMKIFLFEGILVGVIGTILGVLIGLSICYLQIIYKLYPLDPSVYIIDALPIEIRITDIIAIGFLALLLSTIAGLYPAKKAAKTIPLEAIRWE; via the coding sequence ATGAAATTCGAAAAATTCATAGCATCGAGATATTTAATATCAAAGCACAAGTTGAATTTCATTACAGTGATTTCAATTATTTCAATTTTAGGCATAACAGTCGGGGTCGCAGCATTAATCGTTGTCCTCTCAATTTTCAATGGCTTTGGTACATTAGTCACACAAATTCTTGTTAATTTTGATCCTCACATAAAAATTGAAGCTACTACCCCAACCGGAATCTCAAATTATGAAACACTTGAAAAAGAAATTGAAAATTATTCCGCATTGGATTCCTATTCCCCCTTTGTTGAAGGAAAGGTCGTAGTGTACTCGAGCAAGATAATTCGAGTAGTAAATCTATACGGAATAGGCTCAGATACAAAACACGAATTATCTGGATTGAAAAAAAATATTGTAATAGGTAATTATAAATTAGCACCCAATCAAGAGATCCCAGCGGTTATCATTGGTCTGAATTTAGCAACCCGCTTGCAATCAGTCTTAGGTGATACAATCACAATAGTTAGTCCTGTTGGATTCGAAAACGCGTTATTAAATAACTCTCCTCCGAGAATGCGCATATTTACCATTGGCGGCATTTATAATTCACACAACAAAGATATTGATGCATTCAATGTTTATGCACCATTGGAAATCGCTCAAGATCTTTTAGGAACGGGAAATGCAGTTAACGGTTTCGATATTCGATTGAAAAATATAAATGATGCAAGCTCAGCAAAATCATATTTTCAAAAAAAATCCAATCAGAAAATTATAGAAGTCAGCACTTGGTTTGATTTACACAAACAGCTTTATTCAGTAATGCTTATCGAACGATGGGTTGCGTACATTATTCTGAGCTTAATTATCGCGGTTGCAACATTCAGCATCTTTGGCTCGCTCACTATGACGGTGATGGAAAAAAAACGTGACATCGGCGTGTTGAAGTCGTTAGGAGTAAATGACAAAAGCATAATGAAAATATTTCTCTTCGAAGGAATTCTCGTCGGAGTGATCGGGACAATTTTAGGTGTGTTAATTGGATTATCGATCTGTTATCTGCAAATTATTTATAAACTCTATCCACTCGATCCTTCTGTTTATATTATTGATGCACTCCCTATTGAAATCCGAATAACTGATATTATTGCAATTGGATTCCTTGCCTTGCTTTTATCTACAATTGCAGGATTGTACCCAGCAAAAAAAGCGGCGAAAACAATCCCGCTTGAAGCAATTAGGTGGGAGTGA
- a CDS encoding 4Fe-4S dicluster domain-containing protein, producing the protein MKVDEIPEKLAKKESELRYAFLEQVKAIPGGEKIKACIQCGTCTGSCPVSYTMDISPRELIALFRAGDMATIMNSRTIWICASCYSCQTRCPSGIKITDIVYALKRTAMEKNYLSGKAKHVQILANLFIQNLMSYGRLHEGTLIRKFYTKTSIGKLFKMIPLGRIMYKKNRVAILPKKIKAYESLSKIIKRAQEIELRIAKERLKYSPEFVGYKGLGEMQLESRKGE; encoded by the coding sequence ATGAAAGTTGATGAAATACCTGAGAAATTAGCAAAGAAAGAATCTGAGTTAAGATACGCTTTTCTTGAACAGGTCAAAGCCATTCCAGGTGGAGAGAAAATCAAAGCTTGCATTCAATGCGGAACATGTACTGGTTCTTGCCCCGTTTCATATACTATGGACATTTCACCGCGTGAATTGATCGCACTTTTCAGAGCAGGTGATATGGCAACAATTATGAACAGCAGAACGATTTGGATCTGTGCATCGTGCTATTCTTGTCAAACACGTTGCCCATCAGGAATTAAAATCACCGATATTGTATATGCGCTAAAACGCACAGCAATGGAAAAAAATTACTTGTCAGGCAAAGCCAAACATGTTCAAATACTCGCAAACTTGTTCATTCAAAATTTGATGAGTTATGGGCGTCTTCACGAAGGAACTCTAATCAGAAAATTCTATACAAAAACCAGCATAGGTAAGTTATTTAAAATGATTCCTCTAGGAAGAATCATGTATAAGAAAAATCGTGTAGCTATCCTTCCTAAAAAGATTAAGGCATATGAATCTCTTTCAAAAATAATTAAGAGAGCTCAGGAAATTGAATTAAGAATTGCTAAAGAGAGATTGAAATACTCGCCGGAATTTGTAGGATATAAAGGACTCGGTGAAATGCAACTTGAATCAAGAAAAGGAGAATAA
- a CDS encoding DUF4397 domain-containing protein, giving the protein MSKNIAFKFLFFSGIFLLANSLISCDGSSRRFPTDEITSPFTFSPGQTGVRFINLTAKTTQLDFIVATKKIASSASYKTASAIYNVGSGSRTMQIKTVADSPVLLNEFAITVDPTKIYTVVTYDRLDNFQYTILESVPKVIGTGKSQIRFFHGTKDISGTVDIKIINPNGTRVIEGINFGNVTEYWETESGKNNIIVLTSGTNSVIMTVVAHLESGKVYSAFMTGINGGVETQKVDINFLNDSDSRAQVLFNFGPGEAKIRFLHASSDAPQLDFLVDDVKIVTDQPFKLASSLLRVKAGSRNVKIIESGGVTPLFGSSYNIELDKSYMFLALNNYLNLGGLLYEIPSKSVGSDRANLRVMHASPNAPSVYIKLTTSDLRPPNFVTLSFRGISNYVEYPSGPVDVAIYQAGTTDTLKYGKMFLDGGRNYTAYILGFISGTVSSPISFDLLIDSEPESQMLFSWF; this is encoded by the coding sequence ATGTCAAAAAACATCGCATTCAAATTCCTTTTCTTCAGTGGGATTTTTCTACTGGCTAATAGTCTAATTTCTTGCGATGGATCAAGCCGCAGATTTCCAACTGATGAAATCACATCACCATTCACCTTTTCACCCGGACAAACCGGAGTACGCTTCATTAATCTGACAGCAAAAACAACTCAATTAGATTTTATTGTTGCAACTAAAAAAATTGCGAGCAGTGCTAGTTACAAAACTGCAAGTGCAATTTATAATGTCGGAAGCGGATCAAGAACGATGCAAATAAAAACCGTTGCAGATTCGCCTGTTCTTTTAAATGAATTTGCTATCACTGTTGATCCGACAAAAATCTATACTGTTGTTACGTATGACAGATTAGATAACTTCCAGTATACAATACTTGAAAGTGTACCCAAAGTAATTGGTACAGGTAAATCTCAAATTAGATTCTTTCACGGAACGAAAGACATCTCGGGTACAGTCGATATAAAAATTATAAATCCCAACGGGACAAGAGTCATTGAGGGAATCAATTTTGGAAATGTAACCGAATACTGGGAAACAGAATCCGGGAAAAATAATATTATAGTTTTGACTTCTGGAACGAATTCAGTGATCATGACTGTAGTTGCTCATCTCGAATCAGGAAAAGTCTACAGTGCATTTATGACAGGAATAAACGGCGGAGTTGAGACTCAAAAAGTTGATATAAACTTTTTGAATGACTCAGATTCAAGAGCCCAAGTCTTATTTAACTTTGGTCCGGGTGAAGCCAAAATTCGTTTTCTCCATGCTTCCAGCGATGCCCCGCAATTGGATTTCTTAGTCGATGATGTAAAAATTGTTACAGATCAGCCATTTAAATTAGCTTCTTCACTTTTGAGAGTGAAAGCAGGTTCTCGGAATGTCAAGATTATTGAATCGGGCGGAGTGACACCGTTATTCGGTTCATCATATAATATCGAGCTTGATAAATCTTACATGTTCCTCGCTTTAAATAATTATTTAAATCTCGGCGGGTTACTTTATGAAATTCCATCAAAATCAGTTGGCAGCGACAGAGCAAATTTGAGAGTAATGCATGCATCTCCTAATGCGCCCTCCGTTTATATAAAACTCACTACATCAGATTTGCGCCCACCGAATTTTGTTACATTGAGTTTCCGAGGTATTTCAAATTATGTAGAATATCCTTCTGGTCCTGTCGATGTTGCAATTTATCAAGCCGGAACAACGGATACATTGAAATACGGAAAAATGTTTTTAGATGGAGGAAGAAATTATACTGCATATATCTTAGGTTTTATTTCTGGAACTGTTAGTTCACCAATTTCATTTGATCTTTTAATTGATTCCGAGCCTGAATCGCAGATGTTATTCAGCTGGTTCTGA
- a CDS encoding DUF3788 family protein — MNQYLFLDKSIKPTVAQLKSVLAASYKYWSEILKKINSTHEKVFLEWKFYSSKTGWTGKALLNKRNLFFFRPFNNYFTLTFVFGDKAVNEIERSDVSEELKKELLSARKFAEGRTLSVFVTKKSDLKNIYKLIEIKVNN; from the coding sequence ATGAACCAGTATCTGTTTTTAGATAAATCGATTAAACCAACAGTAGCTCAATTAAAAAGTGTTTTAGCAGCTTCTTATAAATACTGGTCTGAAATTTTAAAAAAAATTAATTCTACTCATGAAAAAGTTTTTCTTGAGTGGAAATTTTATTCAAGTAAGACCGGATGGACAGGAAAAGCACTATTAAATAAACGAAATTTATTTTTCTTCAGACCTTTTAACAATTATTTCACATTGACTTTCGTCTTCGGTGATAAAGCTGTTAACGAAATTGAAAGAAGTGATGTATCAGAAGAATTGAAAAAAGAATTACTCTCTGCAAGAAAATTCGCCGAAGGGAGAACCTTGTCGGTATTCGTTACAAAAAAAAGTGATTTAAAGAACATTTATAAATTAATTGAGATTAAAGTAAATAATTAA
- a CDS encoding DUF4397 domain-containing protein has product MSFNIATKIKKGFFNQFLALILFSCIFITCGPVYELPNTPTTPSLGSGAKIRFLNASVGSPGLDLFINNKKVLSNHTYKLVSYFIDLIPGKHEFKIRETGNTTDILKDTLRVDSGKTYTLQIIGDYAAPELLLTPRSNQYPTGSKALVRFANLAPELAKIDINLKMPAENFLLTELNYKSTSNYMEVLPNKGSVLVYDAGTTKLHFSSEVNFEIGKIYSIYILGLVGARDSTQLNTYFMEDTNPNPQTLFNFAVGTAKVRFINGDTEASPLQFYVDGSPIGGSIPFRQASAFYGLNSGTRKIKVNMGGTSGYVDTVITIEQNKYYTFLVAKAGGVLKGTLYDNPPRTTAGSRSLLRFIQASTNIDSLDVKLNTVSGSATIPQMKFNQESDFQEVAAGQNIITLSKTETPNIMTSAAFFEGGKVYTAFIFGSTTGLGNGALSINYLKDSDTTGQSLFTFAQVQTNLRLVNGSHDSPGISLLVDDASTVTNLTYKNATKLLSVNTGTRKVIIRAFGYTTPIFQKEMNFEANQNYFLFIANKFESIEVLSLTTPTKIVPFGKSSVRFINGIYDKIGIDIQITNTSGTIAFNNVPFKNVSDYVDLSSGKNEIIVKTAATQEVLFTSEANLEVGVVYTACLLGKADGTASDKYMLGFMKDLNTSSQVLTEFAALRTNLRFVNGMTDSPLVDLFVDGTKAASSIRYKLATSTFKINSGANRTFKLMSAGTTSQLFSKEYSIDHTKNYSLLVTNQSLNPDGFLFENPSKTSQPGKSSLRIVHGAYGLGNLNVSISNSGGKINLTNIPYKSVTNYLDLNSGSNEIAFTISSSSGNIILTSDAFLESDKIYSIYLLGNTSGAAGQELSINFLTESNNSSQSLYTFDAVKSQLRFINGSTDNPLLELSVDDNFVASNVNYKLATGVLKVNSGSGKKVKIFEFGSSAPLLSQDLTLSHSKTYTLMAVNKTANLETIFFENPPKTAPSGKSSVRVVHGAYDHGSIDIYFKNSSGKFKITNLPYRGAANYLDLNSGFNEIVVTTAGSASNLVIAADATLDPNKVYTIYFLGNNSGTSGEEYSLNFLNESDSNGQNLFSFTASALTRLRTINASPNSPGLDIALDKNKVVQNLLFGISTGYVFHRSGLHDIDVYAGGTVSPTLLSFQYLFEQNKLYTFIPMDSVARLNPLFIEDLNFIPMPGKSYIRFINASPNVPPLDIRLGNPTGIVKHGYFTYQSITDYEPYDPAVMSFVFTEANTSNELLSLRGFSLVPNKTYTIIVMGFHNGPAGQNLQVKLYQDD; this is encoded by the coding sequence ATGAGTTTCAATATTGCGACAAAAATTAAGAAGGGATTTTTCAACCAGTTTCTTGCACTAATTCTTTTCTCATGCATTTTTATAACTTGCGGACCAGTTTATGAACTACCAAACACCCCCACCACACCGTCTCTCGGTTCGGGTGCAAAAATCAGATTCTTAAATGCATCAGTCGGCAGTCCTGGTTTAGATCTTTTTATAAACAACAAAAAGGTTCTATCAAACCATACATACAAACTCGTTAGCTATTTCATTGATTTAATCCCGGGAAAGCACGAATTCAAAATCAGAGAAACCGGCAACACAACCGATATTCTGAAAGATACATTGCGAGTTGATTCTGGAAAAACTTATACACTGCAAATTATTGGGGATTATGCTGCGCCCGAACTTCTCTTAACTCCGCGCTCGAATCAATATCCAACAGGCAGCAAAGCTTTAGTGCGATTTGCAAATCTTGCCCCCGAACTAGCCAAAATTGATATTAATCTTAAAATGCCTGCAGAAAATTTTTTATTAACTGAGCTTAATTATAAAAGTACAAGCAATTATATGGAAGTTCTGCCCAATAAAGGATCCGTACTGGTTTATGATGCAGGCACAACAAAACTTCACTTTTCATCAGAGGTAAATTTCGAAATTGGAAAAATTTATTCCATCTATATACTTGGATTGGTTGGAGCTAGAGACAGCACTCAACTGAACACATATTTCATGGAGGACACGAATCCAAATCCTCAAACACTTTTCAATTTTGCAGTTGGCACCGCAAAAGTTAGATTCATTAATGGAGATACAGAAGCTTCGCCTCTCCAATTTTATGTTGACGGCTCACCAATTGGCGGCTCGATCCCATTCCGTCAGGCTTCTGCCTTTTATGGATTGAATTCAGGCACAAGAAAAATAAAAGTTAATATGGGTGGAACCAGCGGTTACGTCGATACTGTAATTACAATCGAACAAAATAAATATTATACGTTTCTCGTAGCAAAAGCAGGCGGAGTTTTGAAAGGAACTCTATATGACAATCCGCCGCGTACAACAGCTGGAAGCCGATCATTACTTCGATTCATTCAAGCTTCAACTAATATCGACTCTTTGGATGTCAAACTAAATACTGTTTCCGGCTCTGCAACAATTCCGCAAATGAAATTCAATCAGGAAAGCGATTTCCAGGAAGTTGCTGCAGGTCAGAATATAATCACGCTCTCCAAAACCGAAACCCCAAACATAATGACCAGTGCAGCTTTTTTTGAGGGGGGGAAAGTTTATACTGCATTCATTTTTGGTTCGACCACCGGACTCGGGAATGGTGCATTATCTATCAATTACTTAAAAGACAGCGATACTACCGGACAATCGCTCTTCACCTTCGCACAGGTCCAAACAAACCTAAGATTGGTTAATGGTTCGCATGATAGTCCGGGGATCTCACTGCTTGTGGACGATGCCTCCACAGTTACAAACCTGACATACAAGAATGCTACAAAGCTTCTTAGTGTAAATACAGGGACGAGAAAAGTAATTATCAGAGCTTTTGGATACACTACTCCAATTTTTCAGAAAGAGATGAATTTTGAGGCAAATCAAAACTATTTCCTTTTCATCGCCAATAAATTTGAATCTATTGAAGTACTTTCTCTCACAACTCCGACGAAAATAGTTCCTTTCGGTAAATCAAGCGTACGATTTATAAACGGGATATACGATAAGATTGGTATTGATATTCAGATCACAAACACCTCCGGAACGATTGCATTCAATAATGTTCCATTTAAAAATGTTTCAGATTATGTCGATTTAAGCTCAGGTAAAAATGAGATCATTGTAAAAACCGCTGCAACTCAAGAAGTTTTATTTACGAGCGAAGCAAATCTCGAAGTTGGTGTGGTATACACTGCCTGCCTTCTTGGTAAAGCCGATGGAACTGCAAGCGATAAATACATGCTCGGATTTATGAAAGATCTGAACACAAGCTCGCAAGTATTAACAGAGTTTGCAGCTCTTCGCACCAACCTAAGATTTGTAAATGGAATGACAGATAGTCCGTTAGTCGATCTGTTTGTTGATGGGACCAAAGCCGCAAGCAGCATCAGATATAAACTTGCTACATCGACATTTAAAATCAATTCAGGAGCTAATCGTACATTCAAGCTGATGAGTGCAGGTACAACCAGCCAGCTATTCAGCAAAGAATATTCAATTGATCATACAAAAAATTACAGCTTGCTTGTAACGAATCAGAGTTTGAATCCCGATGGATTCCTTTTCGAAAATCCTTCAAAAACTTCTCAGCCAGGAAAATCTTCACTGCGGATTGTACACGGAGCTTATGGATTAGGAAATTTAAATGTTTCGATTTCAAATTCCGGCGGGAAAATTAATCTGACAAATATTCCCTATAAAAGTGTAACTAATTATCTCGATCTGAATTCCGGTTCAAATGAGATTGCGTTCACAATTTCTTCCTCATCTGGGAACATCATTCTTACATCCGATGCATTTCTTGAAAGCGATAAGATCTATTCCATTTATTTGCTTGGAAATACGAGCGGAGCTGCGGGACAAGAATTATCAATTAACTTCTTAACAGAATCAAATAATTCATCGCAATCTCTTTATACGTTCGATGCAGTCAAATCCCAATTACGATTTATAAATGGTTCAACTGACAATCCGCTGCTTGAACTTAGCGTTGATGATAATTTCGTTGCATCAAATGTAAATTACAAACTTGCAACGGGTGTCTTAAAGGTTAATTCCGGTTCAGGAAAAAAAGTAAAAATATTTGAATTTGGCTCCTCAGCTCCTCTGCTTTCACAAGATCTTACATTAAGTCACAGTAAAACCTATACTTTAATGGCGGTCAACAAAACAGCTAACCTCGAAACAATATTTTTTGAGAATCCTCCAAAGACTGCCCCATCTGGAAAGTCGAGTGTTCGAGTTGTACACGGAGCCTATGATCACGGCTCAATTGATATTTATTTCAAAAACTCGAGCGGAAAATTTAAAATCACGAATCTTCCCTATAGAGGTGCTGCGAATTATCTCGACTTAAATTCCGGTTTCAATGAAATTGTCGTAACTACTGCCGGTTCTGCGAGCAATTTAGTTATCGCTGCAGATGCAACACTCGATCCGAATAAAGTCTACACGATTTATTTCCTCGGTAATAATTCAGGAACTTCTGGTGAGGAATATTCTTTAAACTTTTTGAATGAATCGGATTCGAATGGGCAAAATCTTTTCAGCTTTACAGCAAGTGCATTGACCCGACTAAGAACAATTAACGCTTCCCCAAACTCGCCTGGGCTGGATATAGCACTCGATAAAAATAAAGTTGTCCAAAATTTACTTTTTGGTATTAGTACTGGATACGTGTTTCACCGCAGCGGACTTCATGACATTGACGTCTATGCAGGAGGAACTGTTTCTCCTACCTTGTTAAGTTTTCAATATTTATTCGAACAAAATAAGCTCTATACTTTCATACCGATGGATTCAGTTGCAAGATTGAATCCGCTCTTTATCGAAGATCTTAACTTCATACCAATGCCCGGCAAATCATATATTAGATTTATTAACGCTTCGCCGAATGTCCCTCCGCTTGATATAAGACTCGGCAATCCGACCGGAATTGTTAAACATGGATATTTTACATATCAATCAATTACTGATTACGAACCATACGATCCGGCAGTCATGAGCTTTGTATTTACAGAAGCAAACACTTCGAATGAGCTTTTAAGTCTCCGCGGTTTCTCACTCGTGCCAAATAAAACTTACACAATTATAGTAATGGGATTTCATAATGGACCTGCGGGACAAAATCTCCAAGTGAAGTTGTATCAGGATGACTAA